TAGTTAGCTTTTAGGCCCTTTCTTGCTTGTATTTTAGCTTTTGCTGCACCAAAAAAACAATGGTTATGGGAGGTGGAGGCGGAGAAGGAGAAAGAGGTGGTGGTTGATAAGGTTATGGCCTATAGCTACCAGGGGTTGTAACCTCATAACTCAACCTGTATATTCATGCTCGAATTGACGGAGCAGGCAcccgcaaaaaagaaaagaattgacCGAGCCagcaccaaaaagaaaaaagagagagagagaagtaaacGAGCCggcaccaaaaagaaaagagagagagagagaagtaaacGAGCCGGCAAAGGACTCCCTCTAATTATAATACAACATGTCCAATCACAAGAAATGCCTTACCCATTTCTAGTAAATTCGAATATTTtccagtgagagagagaagttattTAACATATTTCTTTCCACTGCTCATCTCCCTATATATCTTGTATATATAGTTCTTTTCACGGGACGATTCCGTAATGTGGTGGGCTATGACTAGGAGGCTGCTGATAGAGCTCAAGTACTACCGGTGAAGCGGCGAATCTATTCTAGTAACATGAGGTGAAATACCGGTCTCAATTTGATTTACGGATGATTTCATTTCCAATTTTGCTTCATCTGTTGTAGTAGAAATTCAGTAGTTTTGGTTCTGTTAAATATTTCACAATTACACGTACCTTGTTTGTAATTAATCTCAGAACTGTTTTCCTaacaaaaaatacctaaaaaatgttTTGGTTATGGAGTAAATTTCTTGCCTTCTCTTAAAAAGACAAGTAAAAAGGAGCCcaataaaactatgggtacgCCAAAATGGATACACTGAATTATGTAGACCTCTTCTCATACTAatgattcgagtcgttcaatTGCTTAAAGTATTTCTTCTAAGGGGCCCTATAAAAACTCAATTTTCATCGAATATTGATAAggaattgatcaattcattcaaattttgatttttgaattcaCATGGACCCAAAATTGAACGAATCGATAGCTTTTAACGACATTCaacttgatttaattttttcattaacTCTCAATAAGATATTTTAACCAAATCGAATGGCTCAgatcatttgtatgggacccaaTCTGGTGTACATTTTGTGTACCCAAAATGTTGCATAGTCAGGTTGTTGATTGCCCCACAAAGGGTAAAATTGGCAAGTGGGATCCTGTGAATTGTGTGGTGTACATCCTTATATAGTACCCATTGATTCTCAATTTCAGACATTGAACAGAATCCCTCTCTGCCTCTGTGTTAAATTCTTCAGCTACCCAATAgacttttcaatttcagaagtacattcctctttctttctttttaatatcCAAATTACATCAAAACATTTTTGCGCTTAGGTTATGATACCTAACCGCAAAAATGAAGGTTCTGATACCTTGAAATGTTCTTGAAAATCCAATGCTTTGTCTTACCAACAAAAGTACAGGTAGTCCCAATGAGAATCAGAAGATTATTATCATTTCTCATTTTTGCAATCCAATATAGTGGAGTACATAACTTTCTTGATGAAAAATCTGAATTTTTTCCAGGAAAATAGCTGAACTATGGCTGGTCCTCGTAGCTGTAGCCAGTGTTAATACGGGATATTTCATTGGGTCATCATTTCACAAGGTTACATCAAACAAGGTATATATACTTGCTTGAACATCAATAAACAACTGCATATCGCAATTCACGGTCGTCGTCTCGAGAGGAAAATCTTGTCTCATACCTGGCTTTTTCTCCTGTTCCAGATTCAAATGCCCACACTAAATTGTAATGTAGAGGATGACAAGCATGCAATAAAGTTCAATTCAGACCCATCTCCAAGCCCAAGTCAAGTGTTTCCTATGCATAACATCACAGGGGTAGGCTGGCCTCGTTTATTGATACACATTTGTGCGTGCGTGTGTAAATGTGAACATAGTGCGAGTATaaatatatgcacaaacttATTATGCTATCAGCATAGATAATCCTGGTGCGAATCTGAAATGCAGATACATGTGGCAACAAATCCACGAGGTGCTGAATCATTGCCCCCCGGCATTGTTGAGCCTTATTCAGATTTTTATCTCCATAGACAGCAGGAGAATTCTACTGAGGTATTACTGAATTGATTTTTGGTTGGATGCAGAAAGAAAACATGCCTTCTTCAGTTATCCAGTAGTTTTTGTCATGAGATTGAAGAACAGCTTAAACAGAgatgaagaaaatgaaaaactgcATTTTCATTTCATTCCTTGACTGACTTACACAATACGCAAACCTCTGTATTTTTACATGGAGAAACTAACAAAACTCTCTAACCAAGAATGCTAGCTAACTGCAAATTGAGAGGCAACAAAGTAGTAGGCACCCTATACTTCTTGTATCAGGTGAGGGTTCAAACCCCACCAGCCTCATCTGGAGCCAAGTGTCATGGCTTCACTTGAGCTACCTCGTGCATCTACTTTACAACTACTACAGTAATTCTGACTCATGGACTTGGTTGTACTCTTGGATTGTAGGATTTGGTGGGGAAACCAAAGTATTTGTTAGCTTTAACAGTTGGTTATGACCAGAAAGACATCATAAATGAAATTGTCATGAAGGTCTGTAAATTTGATTACCCATTCATAGTTTCAAACCTCGGTTAATGATTAATTTCTCTGTTTATAGATCtaacaactttttgatttttgtagtTCTCAGAAAACTTCTCCATTGTGTTGTTTCACTATGATGGGAGGACAAGTGAATGGGATCAGTTTGAATGGTCACACAGAGCAATTCATATCAGTGCAAGAAAACAGGCTAAGTGGTAAATGTATAACACTCATTGCAATTACTGTTAACCTGGAGCCATCAGCCATGGCAAATGCCACCGGTCCAGCGTTGTGGCACTGGTTTGAGTCACAGTATCAGCCTCCACAAACAAGCATGGCAGAAAAGAAGAAACCCATTGAAAGTACTTCTCTTGTAGACTCTAATTGCACTTATTTTATTTGCGTATTGCAGGTGGTATGCGAAGCGTTTTCTCCATCCGGATATTGTGTCTGCTTATGAATACATATTTATCTGGGATGAAGATCTCGGGGTTGACCATTTCAATGCAGAAGAGTACGAAGTTTCTTTTTTTCAGTTTGCAAATATGATCAGCCTGGGTTGACATTACCAACCttattttatgtttgtttttgggTAGGTACCTGAAACTAGTCAAGAAACATGACTTAGAGATATCCCAGCCTGGAATTGAACAAAAAACGAAATATAGTTGGTTGATGACAAAGAGGAGGGTCGGCGTTGAAGTCCACAAGTAGAGCCAAACCTACGCATTATCGGGTTTCTTTGTCTTTAGTAGAATAGTTTTCAATAACCTAATATAGTTGTTAATTCCCGTTGGTTTCTCTATTATGGATTCTGGAGCAACCTAAGCACTAATGAGGGTAAAAACCTAAAAAATCCACAAGCTAAATTTCATgatcaaaaacaccaaaaagagAAGGTGCCAAACTAGGCATATTTACGTTTTGTTCCTAACCAACACCCACAATTTTTTTCCAGGAAAACTAAAGAAAGACGAGGCAAGTGTCAAGACGACAATCAGCCACCATGCACAGGGTATCGTTGTGCACCAACTATTTTTCATTCCGTACTATTAATCAAGaaaccaaaagataatttcattATCTATCAAGATTATAATTGTCATCATAAGATGACAAATCTCCACAGTTTAATCAATATTTGGATAGATTTGCAGGTTTGTCGAAATAATGGCCCCAGTTTTCTCTAGAAAATCTTGGCAATGTGTTTGGCACATGATCCAGGTACAACTCTTCAACTCAAGTCTACGTTCTCTTTCAATTCGACTAGGATGACAAATGCTTTCTTTCTTCATCTAACAGAATGATTTGATTCATGGATGGGGCCTTGATTTTCATTTCTGGAGATGTGTAGAGGTATGAAGACAAAATTACAACTATCATCTATTTTATTCGGAGTGAATTTTATCAAGACACACAGACAACGCACAAAACAATTTTAAGCAGAGAAAAGCACCTTTTCGATTTCAATCTCTGAAGGCTCTTATGAATAATATAAGAAGGGAAAGGACACATGATGAGGGAATATGATATCATGATGTTTTGCAGAGACCATATGAGAAGATGGGTGTTGTTGATGCACAATGGGTAGAGCATAAGAAGCTTCCTTCTCTTGGAGATCAGGTAAACATCACTTAAGCATGAAAATAATGAATTAACATAAAAtcatcaagaacacaaaacttggTTACGTCTTTTCTACCCTTGTATGTACATGTTTATTGATAAGTTACCATACTTTTACGTACAGGGCATATCAAGTCATGGAAGAACACCAGGGGAAGGGGTAAGAAACAAAGAACCTAAAATCTCTTGTTTTATGACGCAGTTCTCCATCTTCACCTTCTCTATAGATACAACCATATATTCAGCTTAGCCTACTTCCTATATCGCAAATAAGGTGTTCTCATAGGTTCAATTATCTTCTCTTAGATCCAAAACTGAAATTTGGATTCGCAATGTCAGGTTCGGGCAAGGTGCTTTGCTGAATTTGAAGAATTTAAAAGACGAATGTACATGGCAGGGCATGGAAGTTGTAGCCAGACACGAGGAAGACATGAGGAAGCAGTGGCGGAGGCAATTGGTGGGGGGAAGTCGCACATGCCACCCCCGGTTCCAAAACTAACA
This DNA window, taken from Rhododendron vialii isolate Sample 1 chromosome 8a, ASM3025357v1, encodes the following:
- the LOC131335825 gene encoding uncharacterized protein LOC131335825: MRKIAELWLVLVAVASVNTGYFIGSSFHKVTSNKIQMPTLNCNVEDDKHAIKFNSDPSPSPSQVFPMHNITGIHVATNPRGAESLPPGIVEPYSDFYLHRQQENSTEDLVGKPKYLLALTVGYDQKDIINEIVMKFSENFSIVLFHYDGRTSEWDQFEWSHRAIHISARKQAKWWYAKRFLHPDIVSAYEYIFIWDEDLGVDHFNAEEYLKLVKKHDLEISQPGIEQKTKYSWLMTKRRVGVEVHKKTKERRGKCQDDNQPPCTGFVEIMAPVFSRKSWQCVWHMIQNDLIHGWGLDFHFWRCVERPYEKMGVVDAQWVEHKKLPSLGDQGISSHGRTPGEGVRARCFAEFEEFKRRMYMAGHGSCSQTRGRHEEAVAEAIGGGKSHMPPPVPKLTEERRQFYAKKILEQRKIATPSQSNSIE